From Sphingomonas nostoxanthinifaciens, a single genomic window includes:
- a CDS encoding alpha/beta hydrolase: MTRILTAMFACLAAAGTAQAQGTPADHPTILLWPNGAPGAEAHHGEPEKVVDTYVRLVNDPSLTVYRADPTHANGVGVVIVPGGGHRMLVWVNEGVQPARALNRAGITTFVLKYRLARAEGSSYQIERDAAADARRAVRWVRAHAADYGVDPHRIGLMGFSAGGELVSLVADNPAPPPPAHPDAIDAADARPDFQVLVYPGPLGIPAKAVAGAPPAFLAAGSLDQCCGTPTLTLYQQLRSAGVSAELHMFADTDHGFNVAMHSERLSLQHWPDRLMDWLGDEGWLTPDGRKAAAARKPFE; the protein is encoded by the coding sequence GTGACCCGCATCCTGACGGCGATGTTCGCCTGTCTCGCCGCGGCGGGCACTGCACAGGCGCAGGGCACGCCGGCCGATCATCCGACCATCCTGCTCTGGCCGAACGGCGCGCCGGGCGCCGAAGCGCATCATGGCGAGCCCGAAAAGGTCGTCGATACCTATGTGCGGCTGGTCAACGATCCGTCGCTGACCGTCTATCGCGCCGATCCGACCCACGCCAACGGCGTCGGCGTGGTGATCGTGCCCGGCGGCGGGCATCGCATGCTCGTCTGGGTGAACGAGGGCGTGCAGCCGGCGCGCGCGCTTAACCGGGCCGGCATCACCACATTCGTGCTGAAATACCGCCTCGCCCGCGCCGAGGGCTCATCCTACCAGATCGAGCGCGATGCGGCGGCCGATGCCCGGCGTGCAGTGCGCTGGGTCCGCGCGCATGCCGCCGATTATGGCGTCGACCCGCACCGCATCGGCCTGATGGGCTTCTCGGCCGGCGGCGAGCTGGTCTCGCTGGTCGCCGACAACCCCGCACCGCCGCCGCCGGCGCATCCCGATGCGATCGACGCGGCCGACGCCCGGCCCGATTTCCAGGTGCTGGTCTATCCGGGGCCGCTCGGCATCCCCGCCAAGGCGGTCGCGGGTGCGCCGCCGGCCTTCCTCGCGGCAGGCTCGCTCGACCAATGCTGCGGTACGCCGACGCTGACGCTCTACCAGCAGCTGCGCTCGGCGGGCGTCTCGGCCGAACTGCACATGTTCGCCGACACCGATCACGGCTTCAACGTCGCGATGCATTCGGAGCGGCTGTCGCTGCAGCATTGGCCCGACCGGCTGATGGACTGGCTGGGCGACGAAGGCTGGCTGACGCCGGACGGCCGCAAGGCCGCCGCCGCGCGCAAACCGTTCGAGTAA
- a CDS encoding gluconokinase, with protein sequence MGNRAIVVMGVSGSGKSTLGAMLAGTLDAPFLEGDAFHPAANVAKMHSGEPLTDEDRWPWLDRLGRALGEAVIERGTAVAACSALKRSYRVRLREAAGMPITFVLLEADRQELMRRMSERPGHFMPTSLLDSQLDTLELPGSDEPAIILDAREPADRLCARIREKLEASL encoded by the coding sequence ATGGGGAATCGCGCCATCGTAGTGATGGGTGTTAGCGGCAGCGGCAAATCGACGCTGGGCGCGATGCTGGCGGGGACGCTCGACGCGCCGTTTCTGGAGGGCGACGCCTTCCACCCGGCCGCCAACGTCGCGAAGATGCACAGCGGCGAGCCGCTAACCGACGAGGATCGCTGGCCGTGGCTCGACCGGCTCGGCCGCGCGCTCGGCGAGGCGGTGATCGAACGCGGGACTGCGGTGGCAGCCTGCTCGGCGCTGAAACGCAGCTATCGCGTCCGGCTGCGCGAGGCGGCGGGGATGCCGATCACCTTCGTGCTGCTGGAGGCGGACCGGCAGGAATTGATGCGCCGCATGTCCGAGCGGCCGGGCCATTTCATGCCGACGAGCCTGCTCGACAGCCAGCTCGACACGCTCGAGCTGCCGGGCAGCGACGAACCGGCGATCATCCTCGACGCGCGCGAACCGGCGGATCGCCTGTGCGCGCGCATCCGCGAGAAACTGGAGGCCAGCCTGTGA